ACACCCGAACCGCCGCTCACCCTGGGAGCGGCACCCGGCAGGTGCGGACTTCGCCACGCTGAGGAGTGCTGCGGCGATGCCTTCCAACTCGCCCTGCAGGACCTTGTCTTCGGTAACCACACAGACCCAGGCGCTGACCGAGGACAGGCCCTCGTGCGCGACGGACTCGCACGCGAAGACCGTTCCGGGCTTGATGTGCTCCTGCAGCACCTCGACCAGGTCGACCGCGCCAGAGGGGTCCACGTCATCCGGCACTTCCACGTCCAGCGTCAGCACGCGGCCTCCGAACCAGTAGCCGTTCTCTCGCTTCTGCCAGACCAGCCCCGAGCACGAAGGATCTTCCTCAACGCTCGGGATGCCCAGCCGCGCCAGTTCCGCCCGGAAAGCCTCCTCGTCCCGCGGGACGAAGGGCAGCGTGGTTACCACCACGCCCGTGAAACCCATGCTTTCAGCCCTCCTCCCCCGCCAGTTTCTCAAGCGCCGGTCTGGGTACGGCACCGCCGCACGCCGGGCAACGGCCCGTCCACGGGCGGCGCGGGTCCAGGACCAGGTAGCACGAGGGACAGTAATAGCCCCACAGTGCCAGCGCGAAGCAACCGAAAGACACCGTCTCCGTGACCTCCTGGTTGAACTCCTCTGATTTCATCAGTTGCTCGAGGGCCCTGTGAGGATCTAGCGCCGCGAGATCGCGGTGGACGTTGTCCAACAGTCTGGCCTTGCGGGACAGCTCTGTGATCCTGGTGTACAGGTCGCCCAACATGGCTCGCACGCGCCCGGCCTCCGCCCTGTCCATCTGTCCTTGCACCTCCATCCCCGCCTCAACCCGCGAGTTCGGGCGGCGCGCGGTCTCAACTCTGCTTCCCCGGCCAAACTACCCGCACGGGGACACCCCGGGCGCGAGCATACCCCACCGTCCCGTACGTGCCGCCCGTGCGCCTGCCGTCCCAAACAGCAACCACCAGGCCCGACCGGTCGACCATCCACCGGTTGCGGGCATGGGGCTTCCAGGGGGCGTAGGGCCCTCCCGGGTACACTACCACCTCGTCCGCCCGGGCGAGCAGACAACGGTACCTGCGCCGCACGGATGCAGGCCAAAGCCGGTCGTAGTCGTCGCACGGGATCACCGCCACCACCCGGCGGGCCTTCCCGAGCAGGAGTTCCGCCGCCATCTGGTCCGCGCCCAAGGCCATGCCTACGTACCAGACGGTGTACCCTTCCGTCAGAGCCCGGTCGAGAGCGGCAGCCAGCACGTGCCTCACCTGCTCGGGGTCGCCCAGACGGCGGTGGCCGGTGACACAGGCGGTCAGCACGCCTCTTCCTCCCGTTTTCGGCCAGCCGGCGGCCGCTGCCGGTCGGCGATCCGGAGCGCCCACTCGGCATCGCGGGCCACGCCTTTCGC
This is a stretch of genomic DNA from Bacillota bacterium. It encodes these proteins:
- a CDS encoding SLOG family protein, producing the protein MLTACVTGHRRLGDPEQVRHVLAAALDRALTEGYTVWYVGMALGADQMAAELLLGKARRVVAVIPCDDYDRLWPASVRRRYRCLLARADEVVVYPGGPYAPWKPHARNRWMVDRSGLVVAVWDGRRTGGTYGTVGYARARGVPVRVVWPGKQS